One window from the genome of Bacillus tianshenii encodes:
- the rpsD gene encoding 30S ribosomal protein S4 → MSRFTGSVWKKSRRLGISLSGTGKELEKRPYAPGQHGPNQRRKISEYGTQLQEKQKLRFMYGLNERQFRNTFDTAGKMKGIHGENFMILLESRLDNLVYRLGLARTRRQARQLVNHGHITVDGGRVDIPSYRVKPGQTIGVREKSRNLDIIKEAIEVNTFVPEYVSFDAEKMEGTYTRLPERSELPAEINEPLIVEFYSR, encoded by the coding sequence ATGTCTCGTTTTACAGGATCAGTTTGGAAAAAGTCTCGTCGTCTTGGTATTTCACTAAGCGGTACAGGTAAAGAATTAGAAAAGCGCCCTTATGCGCCAGGTCAACACGGCCCTAACCAGCGCCGCAAAATCTCTGAGTATGGTACTCAACTTCAAGAGAAGCAAAAGCTACGCTTCATGTACGGCTTGAATGAGCGCCAATTCCGTAACACTTTTGATACAGCTGGTAAAATGAAAGGTATCCATGGTGAGAACTTCATGATTCTTCTTGAATCTCGCTTGGACAACCTAGTTTATCGTCTAGGTCTTGCTCGCACTCGTCGTCAAGCTCGTCAGCTTGTAAACCATGGTCATATCACTGTGGATGGCGGCCGCGTAGATATCCCATCTTACCGCGTAAAGCCTGGCCAAACAATCGGCGTTCGCGAAAAATCTCGCAACCTTGATATCATCAAGGAAGCAATCGAAGTAAACACATTCGTACCAGAATATGTATCATTTGATGCTGAAAAAATGGAAGGTACGTACACTCGTTTACCTGAACGCTCTGAATTACCTGCAGAAATTAACGAACCACTTATCGTTGAATTCTACTCTCGTTAA